One segment of Leeia aquatica DNA contains the following:
- a CDS encoding TolC family outer membrane protein, with product MKLRRHLLLLTLLGGSAHATDLMELYRQALQSDPSYAAALASHDATIERYPQARALLLPQINLSANTTWNEVDTELRSNGRDVHSHYNSNGIVIQAKQAIYNGQSLAQVEQGKLQVELAEVQRRAAEQDLILRVAQAYFDVLSAEDRVQLTVAQKEATTQQLALAKKSFEVGTATITDTHEAQARFDQIVAAEIAARNDLNVKQAALTQLTGKPVSHLARLDGKLPVSAPAQSSEAWQSRAEQGSLDVAAKQLLKEVASREIDRARAAHYPTLDLVATAAHNRTGGGSSPTNTTSGSIALQLNIPLYAGGALSSKSREAVAKEEQARDELEVARRKAVQDANSAYLGISSGAAQIRALEQALVSSESALKSTRLGQEVGVRTNLDVLNAQQNWYSTQRDLSAARYSYLLTALRLKATSGQLTESDLQEVNSRLKP from the coding sequence ATGAAACTGCGTCGCCACCTGCTGCTGCTGACCCTGCTGGGAGGGAGCGCCCACGCCACCGACCTGATGGAGCTGTATCGTCAGGCACTGCAGAGTGACCCCAGCTATGCCGCCGCCCTGGCCAGCCATGATGCCACCATTGAGCGCTACCCGCAGGCAAGGGCGCTGCTGCTGCCGCAAATCAACCTCAGCGCCAATACCACCTGGAATGAGGTCGATACCGAGCTGCGCAGCAATGGCCGGGACGTTCATAGCCATTACAACAGCAACGGCATTGTGATCCAGGCCAAGCAGGCCATCTACAACGGTCAATCGCTGGCACAGGTCGAGCAAGGCAAACTGCAGGTCGAGCTGGCGGAAGTGCAGCGCCGGGCAGCAGAACAGGACCTGATCCTGCGGGTGGCCCAGGCCTATTTTGATGTTCTGTCTGCCGAAGACCGGGTGCAGCTGACCGTGGCGCAGAAAGAAGCGACGACTCAGCAACTGGCGCTGGCCAAAAAGAGCTTTGAAGTGGGTACCGCCACCATCACCGATACCCATGAAGCCCAGGCCCGCTTTGACCAGATCGTAGCGGCGGAAATCGCCGCTCGTAACGACCTGAATGTCAAACAAGCGGCCTTGACGCAGCTGACCGGTAAACCTGTCAGCCATCTGGCCCGGCTCGACGGCAAACTGCCGGTATCCGCCCCGGCGCAAAGCAGCGAAGCATGGCAATCCAGAGCCGAGCAAGGCAGCCTGGATGTGGCAGCCAAGCAGCTGCTGAAAGAGGTGGCCAGCCGGGAAATCGACAGGGCCCGTGCGGCCCACTACCCTACGCTGGACCTGGTGGCCACCGCTGCGCACAACCGTACCGGCGGCGGCAGCTCTCCGACCAACACCACCAGCGGCAGCATCGCCTTGCAGCTGAACATCCCGCTGTACGCTGGCGGTGCGCTGAGCTCCAAATCGCGTGAGGCGGTGGCCAAAGAGGAACAGGCCCGGGATGAGCTGGAGGTGGCGCGTCGTAAAGCCGTGCAGGATGCCAACAGCGCCTATCTGGGCATCTCCAGCGGTGCGGCGCAGATTCGTGCACTGGAGCAGGCCCTGGTGTCTTCGGAAAGCGCACTGAAATCGACCCGTCTGGGGCAGGAAGTCGGCGTGCGAACCAACCTGGATGTGCTCAATGCCCAGCAGAACTGGTATTCCACCCAGCGTGACCTGTCTGCAGCCCGCTACAGCTACCTGCTGACAGCACTGCGCCTGAAAGCCACCAGCGGCCAACTGACCGAAAGCGACCTGCAAGAAGTCAACAGCCGACTCAAGCCCTGA
- a CDS encoding hydrolase, giving the protein MLLHRDQSLLLVVDVQEKLLPAIDQADALLQHCHWLMGVARHLGVPILFSEQYPKGLGPTHPQLRALAPDAPVVDKTHFSCVAAACLPAELLQQRRQVVICGMESHVCVLQTAWDLHASGLDVFVVADAIGSRKPLDHQLALQRLQALGLSIVSREMCLFEWAHQAATPEFKQLSQQFLR; this is encoded by the coding sequence ATGCTGCTGCATCGTGACCAATCCCTGCTGTTGGTAGTCGATGTCCAGGAAAAGTTGCTGCCCGCCATAGATCAGGCCGATGCACTGCTGCAGCATTGTCACTGGCTGATGGGCGTCGCCCGCCATCTGGGGGTGCCCATCCTCTTTTCCGAGCAATACCCGAAGGGGCTGGGCCCAACCCACCCGCAATTGCGCGCACTGGCACCTGATGCCCCCGTGGTCGACAAGACCCATTTCTCCTGTGTGGCGGCCGCTTGCCTGCCTGCCGAGCTGCTGCAGCAACGGCGTCAGGTGGTGATCTGTGGCATGGAAAGCCATGTCTGCGTGCTGCAAACCGCCTGGGACCTGCACGCCAGCGGGCTGGATGTGTTTGTGGTGGCCGATGCCATCGGTAGCCGCAAGCCCCTGGATCATCAACTGGCCTTGCAGCGCCTGCAAGCCCTGGGGCTTTCCATCGTCAGCCGCGAGATGTGCCTGTTTGAATGGGCACATCAAGCCGCCACCCCCGAGTTCAAACAGCTCAGCCAACAGTTTCTCCGCTAA
- a CDS encoding TetR/AcrR family transcriptional regulator: protein MQSTPENHQPGCRWLRRKEARPGEIMDAALAVFIEKGYAGTKMEDIARQAGVTKGTPYLYFQNKEELFREIIKSAIQPRLDEVQSYIDASADHSLQQQLQNIADHWRQTVLETPRSGILKLMMAEAGNFPDVAAYYDTHVIQRFHQQLIHLLETGMARGEIRRLDPVYAAHIIIAPMLYSVMHKHCFAQQNQQTRLDSQLLFQQALDILFNGLRTTDIQTHHG from the coding sequence ATGCAATCGACGCCCGAGAACCATCAACCCGGATGCCGCTGGCTGCGCCGTAAGGAAGCACGCCCAGGCGAGATCATGGATGCCGCGCTGGCGGTGTTTATCGAGAAGGGTTACGCCGGTACCAAAATGGAAGACATCGCCCGACAGGCTGGTGTCACCAAGGGCACGCCCTACTTGTACTTCCAGAACAAGGAAGAGCTGTTTCGCGAGATCATCAAGTCCGCCATCCAGCCACGGCTGGATGAAGTGCAATCCTATATCGACGCTTCTGCAGACCATTCACTGCAGCAGCAGCTGCAGAACATTGCCGACCACTGGCGGCAAACCGTGCTGGAAACCCCGCGCTCCGGCATCCTGAAGCTGATGATGGCCGAAGCGGGCAATTTCCCGGATGTGGCCGCCTACTACGACACTCATGTCATTCAGCGCTTCCACCAGCAGCTGATCCACCTGCTGGAAACCGGCATGGCACGCGGCGAGATCCGTCGGCTGGACCCGGTTTACGCTGCCCATATCATCATTGCGCCCATGCTCTACAGCGTGATGCACAAGCACTGCTTCGCCCAGCAAAACCAGCAGACCCGGCTGGACAGCCAGTTGCTGTTCCAGCAGGCGCTTGACATCCTCTTCAACGGCCTGCGCACCACCGACATTCAGACTCACCATGGATAA
- a CDS encoding Stp1/IreP family PP2C-type Ser/Thr phosphatase, translating to MRNTDLRAALEMVALSDPGMVREHNEDAVAIDNSMGMAILADGMGGYNAGEVASGMAIACISTELKLRMPGVELHKRDPESGRPQAHRLLLDAIANANREIFQTARNQPQCAGMGTTLVVTLFYDNRLSVAHIGDSRLYRLRDERLEVLTRDHSLLQEQIDSGLLTEEQARHAHYRNLVTRALGIDDAVEADINDYEVEEGDLYLLCSDGLNDMLTDDEISEAMQMLGSNLPLASQQLVQMANDAGGKDNVSVILAQVKGSFKTRRSRFSWLLPWL from the coding sequence ATGCGTAATACCGATCTGCGTGCTGCACTCGAGATGGTTGCCCTGTCAGACCCGGGCATGGTGCGTGAACACAATGAGGATGCTGTCGCCATCGACAACAGCATGGGCATGGCCATCCTCGCCGACGGCATGGGCGGCTACAACGCGGGAGAAGTGGCCAGCGGCATGGCCATTGCCTGCATCAGCACCGAGCTGAAACTGCGCATGCCCGGCGTCGAGCTACACAAGCGCGATCCGGAAAGTGGCCGCCCGCAGGCACACCGCCTGCTGCTGGATGCCATTGCCAATGCCAACCGGGAAATTTTCCAGACCGCACGGAATCAGCCGCAATGTGCCGGCATGGGCACCACCCTGGTGGTCACCCTGTTTTACGACAACCGTTTGAGCGTGGCGCATATTGGTGACTCCCGGCTCTACCGCCTGCGTGACGAGCGGCTGGAGGTTCTGACCCGCGACCACTCGCTGCTGCAGGAGCAGATTGACAGTGGCTTGCTGACCGAAGAGCAGGCGCGTCACGCGCACTACCGCAATCTGGTGACCCGTGCGCTGGGCATTGATGATGCCGTTGAGGCGGACATCAACGATTATGAGGTGGAGGAAGGCGATCTGTATCTGCTGTGCTCGGACGGGCTCAATGACATGCTGACCGACGACGAGATTTCCGAAGCCATGCAGATGCTGGGCAGCAACCTGCCGCTGGCCTCGCAACAGCTGGTACAAATGGCCAATGATGCCGGCGGCAAGGATAACGTCTCGGTCATTCTGGCCCAGGTCAAAGGCTCCTTCAAGACACGCCGCAGCCGCTTCAGCTGGCTGCTGCCCTGGCTGTGA
- a CDS encoding CHASE2 domain-containing serine/threonine-protein kinase produces the protein MSKRTFWQRDWVFALLVVLLLLPLLFYTSMVDVLDGKAYDYGMARVERTPSSQIAIIAIDDKSIQTVGRWPWPRDIGAKVIDKLGEAQARTVVNSVYYLEPQIDPGMAYFDKLSALTTKALQNQNRAAASMPEQAASDAPPAPPAPAVADLKAIQQVLRDAEKALNVDKTMSDSLAKAKNTVLIAGTELALPGESLGNPPPQPEWAQRQSIGQVIDRGKGAGVLQLRSMVWPIDSYGRFASGIGHSTYLPDPDGLVRREALYLKYGEAIYPSLSLIAATRQLNLSAGQIQVELGNSLQLGNQTLQSDTEGGFRPLFYANTSFPVDSFIDVYNGIIPAEKYRGKIVLIGPTAAGLGDSLSTPSGTMPPVLALAHSVSSLLQGDVVREPEWAQWAPLAGLLVIAVFLVAVLPHLGAAVGAILTLLLLAGLVGGELYLMQSQLQWVKLMAPACLLVPGYLLISTRRFLFSERGKAQADAESAESNRMLGLAFQGQGQLDLAFDKFRKCPIDDTMMDTLYTLALDFERKRQFNKSLAVFQYMSGYNAKYKDLPQRLARAQQMSETVILGGSGSHGAAGTLITAGAEKPMLGRYQVEKELGKGAMGVVYFGRDPKIGRTVAIKTMALSQEFEAEELDEARARFFREAETAGRLNHPNIVTIYDAGEEHDLAYIAMEFLKGKDLADQIKPDHLLPMPTVMQIIAKVADALNYAHSQSVVHRDIKPANIMYEPDQHTVKVTDFGIARITDSSRTKTGMVLGTPSYMSPEQLSGKKIDGRSDLFSLGVTLYQMLCGHLPFHGDSMAELMFRIANDPPRDITQFNNALPLCVLTILNKALQKDVERRYQSGAELAAALQQCLAECGHA, from the coding sequence ATGTCCAAACGCACATTCTGGCAGCGGGATTGGGTGTTTGCCTTGCTGGTGGTCCTCTTGTTACTGCCACTACTGTTCTACACCTCCATGGTGGATGTCCTGGATGGCAAAGCTTACGACTACGGCATGGCACGGGTAGAGCGTACCCCCAGCAGCCAGATCGCCATCATTGCCATTGACGACAAAAGTATCCAGACCGTTGGCCGCTGGCCCTGGCCACGCGATATCGGCGCCAAGGTCATCGACAAACTGGGTGAGGCGCAAGCGCGTACCGTGGTCAACAGCGTCTACTATCTGGAGCCGCAGATCGACCCGGGTATGGCCTACTTTGACAAACTGAGTGCGCTGACCACCAAGGCCCTGCAGAACCAGAACCGGGCGGCAGCCAGCATGCCAGAGCAAGCTGCCAGTGACGCGCCCCCTGCGCCGCCCGCGCCTGCCGTGGCCGACCTCAAAGCCATTCAACAGGTACTGCGTGACGCCGAGAAAGCGCTGAATGTCGACAAGACCATGTCGGACTCACTGGCCAAAGCCAAAAATACGGTGCTGATTGCAGGCACCGAGCTGGCCTTGCCCGGAGAGTCACTGGGTAACCCGCCGCCGCAACCGGAATGGGCGCAGCGGCAAAGCATCGGCCAAGTGATTGATCGCGGCAAGGGTGCCGGGGTACTGCAACTGCGCAGCATGGTATGGCCTATCGACAGCTATGGCCGTTTTGCCAGCGGCATCGGCCACAGTACCTACCTGCCGGACCCGGATGGCCTGGTGCGTCGGGAGGCGTTGTATTTGAAGTATGGCGAAGCCATCTACCCCTCGCTATCGTTGATTGCAGCCACCCGCCAGCTCAACCTGTCCGCCGGACAAATCCAGGTAGAGCTGGGCAATAGCCTGCAATTGGGTAACCAGACCCTGCAGAGCGATACCGAAGGGGGATTCCGCCCGCTGTTCTACGCCAATACCAGCTTCCCGGTCGATTCCTTCATTGATGTCTACAACGGCATCATTCCGGCGGAAAAGTATCGTGGCAAAATCGTCCTGATCGGCCCGACCGCAGCGGGGCTGGGCGACTCCCTGTCCACCCCTTCCGGCACCATGCCGCCCGTCCTGGCACTGGCCCACTCGGTGTCCAGCCTGCTGCAAGGGGATGTGGTACGTGAACCGGAGTGGGCGCAATGGGCGCCCTTGGCCGGACTGCTGGTGATTGCCGTATTCCTGGTGGCCGTGCTGCCGCATCTGGGTGCAGCGGTGGGGGCGATCCTGACCCTGCTGCTGCTGGCGGGTCTGGTCGGTGGCGAACTCTATTTGATGCAGAGCCAGCTGCAGTGGGTCAAGCTGATGGCTCCAGCCTGCCTGCTGGTACCCGGTTACCTGCTGATCAGCACCCGCCGTTTCCTGTTCTCCGAGCGCGGCAAGGCACAGGCCGACGCCGAATCGGCAGAAAGCAACCGCATGCTGGGCCTCGCCTTCCAGGGGCAGGGCCAGCTGGATCTGGCCTTCGACAAATTCCGCAAGTGCCCGATCGACGACACCATGATGGACACCTTGTACACCCTGGCACTGGATTTTGAACGCAAGCGGCAATTCAACAAGTCGCTCGCCGTATTCCAGTACATGTCCGGCTACAACGCCAAGTACAAGGATTTGCCACAGCGGTTGGCCCGCGCACAGCAAATGTCGGAGACGGTGATCCTTGGCGGCTCCGGCAGCCATGGTGCCGCCGGGACACTGATCACCGCTGGTGCGGAAAAACCGATGCTGGGCCGCTACCAGGTGGAGAAGGAGCTGGGCAAGGGCGCCATGGGGGTGGTGTATTTCGGCCGGGACCCGAAGATTGGCCGCACAGTGGCGATCAAGACCATGGCCCTGTCGCAGGAGTTTGAAGCCGAGGAGCTGGATGAAGCCCGCGCCCGCTTCTTCCGCGAAGCCGAGACGGCCGGGCGACTGAACCACCCGAACATCGTCACCATTTATGACGCCGGTGAAGAGCACGACCTGGCCTATATCGCCATGGAGTTCCTCAAGGGCAAGGACCTGGCCGACCAGATCAAGCCGGATCACCTGCTGCCGATGCCCACCGTGATGCAGATCATCGCCAAGGTCGCGGACGCGCTGAACTATGCCCACAGCCAGAGTGTGGTACACCGCGACATCAAGCCCGCCAACATCATGTACGAGCCGGACCAGCACACGGTCAAGGTGACCGACTTTGGCATCGCCCGCATCACCGACTCCAGCCGTACCAAAACCGGCATGGTGCTGGGCACGCCCAGCTACATGTCACCGGAACAGCTCTCCGGCAAGAAGATCGACGGTCGGTCGGACCTGTTCTCGCTGGGGGTCACCCTGTACCAGATGCTGTGCGGGCACTTGCCCTTCCATGGCGACTCCATGGCCGAGCTGATGTTCCGCATTGCCAATGATCCGCCGCGCGACATTACCCAGTTCAACAATGCCTTGCCCCTGTGCGTGCTTACCATCCTGAACAAGGCCTTGCAGAAGGATGTCGAGCGTCGCTACCAGAGCGGCGCCGAACTCGCGGCCGCCCTGCAGCAATGCCTGGCGGAGTGCGGCCATGCGTAA
- a CDS encoding enoyl-CoA hydratase, translating to MSDAISSDIQDGVAILRINRPEKKNALTQAMYTALCDGIDAADANPAVRAVLITATPGCFTSGNDINDFLQNPPQDENSPVLRFLHTISHSKKPLIAAVTGLAVGVGSTLLLHCELVYMAQGATLQFPFTKLGLCPEAGSSFLLTQRVGYAKASEMLLLGEPLSSTTALQYGIANQVVADDEVEALALAQARKLAALPPQALYTSKSLMRRAHRALVEDTMRAEAEQFSHMLRGEEAMEAMMAFMQKRAPDFSRFS from the coding sequence ATGAGCGATGCGATCAGCAGTGACATTCAGGATGGTGTGGCCATCCTGCGGATCAACCGACCAGAGAAGAAAAATGCACTGACGCAGGCCATGTATACGGCGCTGTGCGATGGCATTGACGCGGCCGATGCCAACCCGGCGGTGCGTGCAGTGCTGATTACCGCCACGCCGGGCTGCTTTACCAGTGGCAACGACATCAATGATTTCCTGCAAAATCCACCGCAGGATGAAAACAGCCCGGTACTGCGCTTCCTGCACACCATCAGCCACAGCAAAAAGCCGCTGATTGCCGCCGTCACCGGCTTGGCGGTGGGGGTGGGCAGTACCCTGTTGCTGCACTGCGAGCTGGTCTACATGGCACAGGGTGCTACCCTGCAATTCCCGTTTACCAAACTGGGCTTGTGCCCGGAGGCAGGCTCCAGCTTCTTGCTAACGCAACGCGTGGGGTACGCCAAGGCCAGTGAAATGCTGTTGCTGGGTGAGCCCTTGTCGTCCACCACAGCCTTGCAATACGGTATCGCCAATCAGGTGGTGGCGGATGATGAAGTGGAGGCGCTTGCCTTGGCGCAAGCTCGCAAGCTGGCCGCGCTGCCGCCGCAGGCGTTGTATACGTCGAAAAGCCTGATGCGCCGCGCTCATCGTGCGCTGGTAGAGGACACCATGCGTGCTGAGGCAGAGCAGTTCAGCCATATGCTGCGCGGCGAGGAAGCGATGGAAGCGATGATGGCCTTCATGCAGAAGCGTGCACCGGATTTTTCCCGGTTCAGTTAA
- a CDS encoding efflux RND transporter periplasmic adaptor subunit, which yields MDNTHMPSRLPHYLPILALPLLLAACNKPAEAPYEDIRQVKLMTVSTTAAADPQQLAGEVRPRHEVRLSFRVAGKVTARLVNVGDTVRNGQVLARLDATDYQLGSAAARAQQDAASVERQQNDRDLARFRQLRDQGFISQAEFERRKATLDSSNARLKQTEAQAQSSGNQARYTELRAEQDGVISQLDLEAGQVVAAGQVIGKLSAGQELELVVAVPESQRQQLASSNGLTVSLWANPGKPYQARLRELSPEADAVTRTFSARVTIVDADSQVHAGMSGQLRLPQATATGVALPISALYSQGNRSGVWVYDSKSGKVHLQAVRHGALQGNLVRIEQGIQPGQQVVAAGANLLREGQKVRPVEGL from the coding sequence ATGGATAACACCCACATGCCATCCCGCCTGCCCCACTACTTGCCCATACTGGCCCTGCCCTTGCTGCTGGCAGCTTGCAACAAGCCTGCGGAAGCGCCGTACGAAGACATCCGCCAGGTCAAGCTGATGACCGTGAGCACCACGGCCGCTGCCGACCCGCAACAACTGGCCGGCGAAGTACGCCCGCGCCATGAGGTGCGGCTCTCCTTCCGGGTGGCTGGCAAGGTCACGGCACGGCTGGTCAATGTCGGGGATACCGTCAGGAATGGTCAGGTACTGGCCCGTCTGGACGCGACCGACTACCAGCTGGGTAGCGCCGCGGCCCGTGCCCAGCAGGATGCCGCCAGTGTCGAACGTCAACAGAACGACCGTGACCTCGCCCGCTTCCGCCAGCTGCGTGATCAGGGTTTTATCAGCCAGGCTGAATTTGAGCGTCGCAAAGCCACACTCGACAGCAGCAATGCCCGCCTGAAACAGACGGAAGCCCAGGCACAAAGCTCTGGCAATCAGGCCCGTTACACCGAGCTGCGTGCCGAACAGGATGGCGTGATCAGCCAGCTGGACCTGGAAGCCGGCCAGGTGGTCGCGGCCGGTCAGGTGATCGGCAAACTGTCTGCCGGGCAAGAGCTGGAGCTGGTGGTGGCGGTGCCCGAATCCCAGCGGCAACAGCTGGCCAGCAGCAATGGGCTGACGGTCAGCCTGTGGGCTAACCCGGGCAAACCCTACCAGGCTCGCCTGCGCGAACTGTCGCCGGAAGCAGATGCCGTCACCCGAACCTTCAGCGCCCGTGTCACCATCGTCGATGCTGACAGTCAGGTCCACGCCGGCATGAGCGGCCAGCTGCGACTGCCGCAAGCTACCGCCACCGGTGTAGCCCTGCCGATCAGTGCCCTCTACAGCCAGGGGAACCGCAGCGGGGTGTGGGTGTACGACAGCAAGTCCGGCAAGGTCCATTTGCAAGCGGTGCGACATGGCGCCTTGCAGGGTAATCTGGTCCGTATCGAGCAAGGCATTCAACCCGGCCAGCAAGTGGTGGCCGCCGGTGCCAACCTGCTGCGGGAAGGACAGAAAGTCCGCCCGGTCGAGGGGCTGTAA
- a CDS encoding efflux RND transporter permease subunit, with protein sequence MKSLNLSALALKHRTLVLYFMLVFMLAGFITYGKLGQKEDPEFTFRLMLVKTLWPGATAQEMQDQVLDKVEKKLQETPYLKYIRSYAKPGEAVTFIEVRGDTPPKEIPDIWYKVRRNIGDIRQNLPQGVLGPFFNDEFGDTYGSIYALTGNGYSMAELRKLSDRARQSLLRVENVKKVELLGVQAEKVYVNFSTTKLAAMGVDPLTIIGTLSQQNGLEPSGFVEAGGNRLYIRTSGEFNSVQSIANTPVRAAGRTFKLSDVAAVYAGYQNPQSFAFHHQGKPGIALAISMAKGGDVIKLGQDLTATIEQLKHELPLGVNIEPVSDQPKVVKNAVNEFMHSLLEAVAIVLAVSFVSLGLRVGVVVALSIPLVLAMTFIAMYLFNIDLQRISLGALIIALGLLVDDAIIAVEMMALKLEQGWDRVRAATFAYTATAFPMLTGTLITVAGFLPVGLAKSAAGEYTFSIFAVVAIALVLSWIVAVTFTPYLGYKLLPELAHHGEEIDVYQKPFYRRFRALVDWCLRHRKLVIALTLLAFLASVFSFKFVQKQFFPTSNRVEVLVDLWLPQGSSWSNTRAEAEKLERKLQGNPHLDSVTTYIGQGSPRFYLPLNQEQENANYAQLMIMTKSLDDREALLKQLNTWFSTDFPNVRGRAVRLENGPPVGYPVQFRVMGPDQKRVRELADRVTTIMRANPNTRNVNQDTLEQARILKLDVDQDKARALGVSTQSLSRTLNLMLVGAPMTQYRDGDQTIDVVARLDPQNTPSLQTLGDLPVSTASGKTVPLSQIATVRMAFEDNLLWHRNRTPVITVRADIAEGWQAPDVSDQIEPELRKLEKAQPPGYHIELGGSKEGSSESQASIAAVMPLMLFVVMTLLMLQLHSFARTFMVLLTAPLGLIGVAIALLLFNQPMGFVANLGIIALAGMIMRNSVILIDQIEHDIREGAHAWQAIVEATVRRFRPIMLTALAAILAMIPLSRSIFWGPMAFAIMGGLLVATVLTLLFLPALYAAWFRVKPQPQPEA encoded by the coding sequence ATGAAATCCCTCAACCTCTCGGCGCTCGCGCTCAAGCACCGTACCCTGGTGCTGTACTTCATGCTGGTGTTCATGCTGGCCGGCTTCATCACCTATGGCAAGCTGGGCCAGAAGGAAGACCCGGAGTTCACCTTCCGGCTGATGCTGGTCAAGACCCTGTGGCCGGGTGCCACCGCACAGGAAATGCAGGACCAGGTCCTCGACAAGGTCGAGAAAAAACTGCAGGAAACGCCGTACCTGAAGTACATCCGTTCCTACGCCAAGCCGGGCGAGGCGGTCACCTTCATTGAAGTGCGTGGTGACACCCCGCCCAAGGAAATCCCGGATATCTGGTACAAGGTGCGCCGCAATATCGGTGACATCCGCCAGAACCTTCCCCAAGGCGTGCTCGGTCCCTTCTTCAACGACGAATTCGGCGACACCTATGGCTCCATCTACGCACTGACCGGCAACGGCTACAGCATGGCAGAGCTGCGCAAGTTGTCCGACCGTGCCCGTCAGTCGCTATTGCGGGTGGAGAACGTCAAGAAGGTCGAACTGCTGGGGGTTCAGGCAGAAAAGGTATACGTCAACTTCTCGACCACCAAGCTGGCTGCAATGGGGGTCGATCCCCTCACCATCATTGGCACCCTCAGCCAGCAAAACGGGCTGGAGCCCTCCGGCTTTGTGGAGGCAGGCGGCAACCGGCTCTACATTCGCACGTCGGGCGAGTTCAATTCGGTACAGAGCATTGCCAATACCCCGGTACGGGCAGCAGGCCGTACGTTCAAGCTGTCTGATGTGGCCGCCGTTTACGCCGGTTATCAGAACCCGCAGAGTTTTGCCTTCCACCACCAAGGCAAGCCCGGTATTGCGCTGGCCATCTCCATGGCCAAGGGCGGTGACGTCATCAAGCTGGGCCAGGACCTGACCGCCACCATTGAGCAGCTGAAGCATGAACTGCCGCTGGGCGTGAATATCGAGCCGGTGTCTGACCAGCCCAAAGTGGTGAAGAACGCCGTCAACGAGTTCATGCATTCATTGCTGGAAGCGGTGGCCATTGTGCTGGCGGTCAGCTTTGTCTCGCTGGGCCTGCGCGTGGGGGTGGTGGTGGCGCTGTCCATCCCGCTGGTACTGGCGATGACCTTCATTGCCATGTACCTGTTCAATATCGACCTGCAGCGCATTTCGCTCGGTGCACTGATCATCGCGCTCGGCCTGCTGGTGGACGATGCCATTATCGCCGTGGAAATGATGGCGCTAAAACTGGAGCAAGGCTGGGACCGTGTACGTGCGGCCACCTTCGCCTATACCGCCACCGCCTTCCCGATGCTGACCGGCACCTTGATCACCGTCGCCGGTTTCCTGCCGGTGGGGCTGGCCAAGTCAGCAGCGGGGGAGTACACCTTCAGCATCTTTGCGGTGGTGGCCATTGCCCTGGTGCTGTCGTGGATCGTGGCGGTGACGTTTACCCCTTACCTTGGCTATAAACTGCTGCCCGAGCTGGCGCATCATGGCGAAGAAATCGACGTTTACCAGAAGCCGTTCTACCGTCGTTTCCGTGCGCTGGTAGACTGGTGCCTGCGCCATCGCAAGCTGGTGATTGCGTTGACCCTGCTGGCCTTCCTCGCTTCGGTTTTCAGCTTCAAGTTTGTGCAGAAGCAGTTCTTCCCCACTTCCAACCGGGTGGAAGTGCTGGTGGACCTGTGGTTGCCGCAGGGCAGCAGCTGGTCGAACACCCGTGCTGAAGCCGAGAAGCTGGAGCGCAAGCTGCAAGGCAACCCGCATCTGGACAGCGTGACCACCTATATCGGTCAGGGCAGCCCGCGCTTCTACCTGCCCCTGAACCAGGAGCAGGAAAACGCCAACTACGCCCAGCTGATGATCATGACCAAGAGTCTGGACGACCGGGAAGCGCTGCTCAAGCAGCTCAATACCTGGTTCAGTACCGACTTCCCGAATGTGCGCGGTCGTGCCGTACGGCTGGAAAACGGTCCGCCCGTCGGCTACCCGGTGCAGTTCCGGGTGATGGGCCCCGACCAGAAGCGGGTTCGTGAGCTGGCAGATCGGGTAACGACCATCATGCGGGCCAACCCGAACACCCGTAACGTCAACCAGGACACGCTGGAACAGGCACGCATCCTCAAGCTGGATGTGGATCAGGACAAGGCACGCGCACTGGGCGTCTCCACCCAGAGCCTGTCGCGCACCCTCAACCTGATGCTGGTGGGCGCACCGATGACCCAGTACCGCGATGGCGATCAGACCATCGACGTGGTGGCGCGGCTGGACCCGCAAAACACGCCCTCGCTGCAAACGCTGGGTGATCTGCCGGTCAGCACGGCCAGTGGCAAAACGGTACCGCTGTCGCAAATCGCCACCGTCCGGATGGCATTTGAAGACAATCTGTTGTGGCACCGCAACCGTACCCCGGTAATTACCGTGCGGGCGGATATTGCCGAAGGCTGGCAGGCACCGGACGTGTCCGATCAGATCGAGCCTGAGTTGCGCAAGCTGGAGAAAGCGCAACCACCGGGCTACCACATCGAACTGGGTGGCAGCAAGGAGGGCTCTAGCGAATCACAGGCATCTATTGCCGCGGTGATGCCACTGATGTTGTTTGTGGTCATGACCTTGCTGATGCTGCAGCTGCACAGCTTTGCGCGCACCTTCATGGTCCTGCTGACCGCCCCGCTGGGCCTGATTGGTGTGGCCATCGCCTTGCTGCTGTTCAACCAGCCCATGGGCTTTGTCGCCAACCTCGGCATCATTGCACTGGCCGGCATGATCATGCGCAACTCGGTGATCCTGATTGACCAGATCGAGCACGATATCCGCGAAGGGGCTCACGCCTGGCAAGCCATTGTCGAAGCCACCGTGCGGCGCTTCCGCCCGATCATGCTCACCGCCCTGGCCGCCATTCTCGCCATGATCCCGCTGTCCCGCAGTATCTTCTGGGGACCGATGGCCTTCGCCATCATGGGCGGGCTGCTGGTGGCCACGGTTCTGACCCTGCTGTTCCTGCCGGCACTGTACGCGGCCTGGTTCCGGGTCAAACCCCAACCCCAGCCGGAAGCCTGA